In the Streptomyces cinnamoneus genome, CTCGGACTACGCGGCCGCCGACTTCAACGGCGACGGCATCACCGACCTCGTGGCCGTCGACTCCGACGCCCGCGAGACCGGAAAGCTCTACCTCTACAAGGGCAACAGCCAGAAGGGCGGCCTCGACAGCCGCGTCGAGATCGGCACCGGCGGCTGGTGATCAGCCGGCCTGACGAACGCTGCGGGGCGCCCGGTCACGGGCGCCCCGCAGCGCTGTACCCCCTCAGACGAAGGGCACGTTGACGCAGGCGAGCCGGGCACCGGCCATGCCGGCGTGCCCGGCACCGGTCTCGGTGGCGTGCTCGTGCACGACGACGGAACGGGCCTCGCCGTCCCGGAAGCGCCACTGGACGTCGGCGGACGCGCCGCCGTCGCCGCGCCGGTCGGTGGTGAGGTCCAGCCACACCTCGTTGCGCGGGTTGGCGTAGGCGGGATCGGTGGACGGCTGCTTCGGGTCCTTGCGGTCCTGGTAATGCGGCCCGGAATCCTCGGGCTTGGCACCGCACGGCTTGGTGTGCACGTGGGCGCCGAACGTCCGGCCGGCCTCGACGCCGTGCAGACGCAGGGCGATGTGCGTGCCGTCGTGGCCGGTGCGCTCGACGACGGTGACGCGGGCGCCGTCGGGGACGACGTCCGCACGGAAGGTGACGGCGGCGTGGACACCGCCGCCGGCCGCGGGCTCGAACCACTCGCTCACGGCAACGCCTTGGCACTGAACGCTCGTCGGAGATGCCACCAGCATCGAAGCGGCAATCGCGGACGTGACGAAGGACATCTTCCGCCCCTTTCGACGCAGCCCGCTCTCGGCCCCCGGCGCGGGCTGACTCCTCAGCCCCGCACCCTCCCGTCCGCTCCACGCCCCTGGCTACACGGTATCCAGCCATCGCCCGGGGTGCGCGGGGCGGCGGGGTGGCGCCGATGAGCGGCCCCGAAGCTTCCACAGAGATGTTCCGTGATTTTCTTCCGCACCCCTCAACGCCGGGGTTAGAGTGCGGCGCCCAGCCCGACTTGCCTCGTGGGAGCGCCCCTGTGTCCGTCCTGTCACCGCACTCCCCGCCGCGGCACGCCCGCTGGTGGCAGCGTCCGGGAGTAGTCATCGCCCTGCTGGTGGTCCTCCCGCCCGTGGGCATCGTCCTGGCGTGGCTAAGTGACTGGCCGCGCCGTAAGAAGACCATCGCCATCGTCCTCTCGGCTCTGTGGCTGGCCCTCTTCGTGGCGACCCCCTCGAAGGCCGAGCACGAAGGCAAGGGGAAGGCAGCGGCCCCGAAGCCGGCCGGACGGGCGTCGGCGTCGCCGGCGCCCTCGCCGACGCCCTCGGAGACACCTTCGCCGACGCCGCCCCCGACCCCCACGCCGACCGCTGATCCACAGATGCCGGATGTGGTGAACATGCCGTACGGCAAGGCGTCGGATGCCTTAAAGAAGCTGGTCGACGGCGGCACGGAGGCGTACAGCGCTTACACGGACGTCGAGCTGGTGAACGACCACGACGACTGGACGGTCTGCTTCCAGAGCCCGTCGGCGGGCACACCCCTCGCCCCGGCGCACGCGGCACCGAAGATCCACGTGGCCCCGCCGGGCACACCGTGCCCCAAGAGCAAGAACACGGAGCTGCACCCGAAACCGACGACGGAACCCGGCCCGGACCCCGACAGGAAGCCGGGCACGGGCGGAGCCTCGGGCGGCAGCGCCGGCGGAGGAGGCGTGGGCGTGGTCCACCCGGGCGCGTTCTGCTCCCCACAGGGCGCCACGGGCGTCACGACGAAGGGCACGCCCATGACCTGCGCCCCGAGCACGGGGGGCCGCAACCGCTGGCGCAGTGCGTAGGGCCGGCTGGTC is a window encoding:
- a CDS encoding PASTA domain-containing protein; translation: MSVLSPHSPPRHARWWQRPGVVIALLVVLPPVGIVLAWLSDWPRRKKTIAIVLSALWLALFVATPSKAEHEGKGKAAAPKPAGRASASPAPSPTPSETPSPTPPPTPTPTADPQMPDVVNMPYGKASDALKKLVDGGTEAYSAYTDVELVNDHDDWTVCFQSPSAGTPLAPAHAAPKIHVAPPGTPCPKSKNTELHPKPTTEPGPDPDRKPGTGGASGGSAGGGGVGVVHPGAFCSPQGATGVTTKGTPMTCAPSTGGRNRWRSA
- a CDS encoding superoxide dismutase family protein encodes the protein MSEWFEPAAGGGVHAAVTFRADVVPDGARVTVVERTGHDGTHIALRLHGVEAGRTFGAHVHTKPCGAKPEDSGPHYQDRKDPKQPSTDPAYANPRNEVWLDLTTDRRGDGGASADVQWRFRDGEARSVVVHEHATETGAGHAGMAGARLACVNVPFV